AGGCGTCGGCCTCGCGCGAGCCGCGCCGCGACCATCCGATCTTCTACGGCTGCTTCGACTGGCACAGCGCGGTCCACGGCCACTGGATGCTGGCGCGTCTGGCCAAGCTCTACCCGAAGGCCGACTGGACGCCGAAGGTCCGCGCGGCGCTCGCCGCGCGCCTCACCGCCGACAACGGCCTCGGCGAGGCGCTCTTCGTCGGCGCCGACCCGCAGAAGCTGTTCGAGCGGCCGTACGGCTGGGCGTGGGCGCTGCGGCTGATCGCCGAGCTGCGGACGTGGCCCGATCCGGACGCGCAGGACTGGGCGCGCAGCCTCGAGCCGCTGGAGCGGCAGTTGGTCGTGCGCCTCTCGGAGTACCTGCCGAAGCTCTCCCATCCGCTGCGCGTCGGGCAGCATCCGAACACCGCCTTCGCCCTCGTCCACGCGCTCGACTACGCCCGCGCGGTCAAGAACGAGGAGCTGGAGAAGTTGATCGCGGCGCGCGCCCGGGCGTTCTTCCTGCAGGACCGCGCCTGCCCGGTGGACTACGAGCCGTCGGGCGAGGACTTCCTCTCGCCGTGCCTCGAGGAGGCCGACCTGATGCGCCGCGTCCTCTCGCGGGACGACTTCGCGCGCTGGCTCGACGGCTTCCTGCCCGGCCTGCGGACCGGCGCGCTCGGCGGGCTGGCGCGTCCGGGCGAGGTCAGCGACCCGACGGACGGCAAGATCGTCCACCTCGACGGGCTGAACCTCTCCCGCGCCGCCGCGCTGCGCGGGATCGCCGCCGCGCTGCCGATCGAGGATCCGCGGACGAAGACGATCGAGGAGCTGGCGGCGAAGCACGCCGCGGCGGGGCTGGCGCGGGTCGCCAGCGGGAACTACGAAGGGGAGCACTGGCTCGCGTCGTTCGCCGTCTACCTCGAGACCGACGTCGGCACGCCTTGAGTTCCGGTCCCCGCGGGGCGCCGCGGCGCGGGGCCGCGGCGCGGGATCTTCGCGGGGGGCCGGTTCCGTTGCC
This window of the bacterium genome carries:
- a CDS encoding DUF2891 domain-containing protein; its protein translation is MTRRLLAVLLVSALVVPAAFAKPPKKKKPEPAPAVPEAPAPPAAPAPRLDPAVAGGFASLALACVDRPYPFKSDRVLDEASASREPRRDHPIFYGCFDWHSAVHGHWMLARLAKLYPKADWTPKVRAALAARLTADNGLGEALFVGADPQKLFERPYGWAWALRLIAELRTWPDPDAQDWARSLEPLERQLVVRLSEYLPKLSHPLRVGQHPNTAFALVHALDYARAVKNEELEKLIAARARAFFLQDRACPVDYEPSGEDFLSPCLEEADLMRRVLSRDDFARWLDGFLPGLRTGALGGLARPGEVSDPTDGKIVHLDGLNLSRAAALRGIAAALPIEDPRTKTIEELAAKHAAAGLARVASGNYEGEHWLASFAVYLETDVGTP